A region of uncultured Desulfobacter sp. DNA encodes the following proteins:
- a CDS encoding chemotaxis response regulator protein-glutamate methylesterase, which yields MSKEIKVLVVDDSAVVRKVFKEELSRHKGITVIDTAPDPYVAREKIVRLKPDVITLDIEMTRMDGITFLKKLMKYYPLPVIIVSSLSTKGSQLAMEALAIGALEVMAKPNEAYSVGDVSIQLAEKIRAVHGVKFTRNGENRSLNTRTKDAAIYQAKTAHNVIAIGASTGGTKAITTVLTQIPRNTPGIVVVQHMPAQFTSAFAQRLNELCQIRVKEAENGDPVTPGTALIAPGNYHMVLKSRGTGYCVQIKTGPLVHYQRPAVDILFRSTARAAGARALGVILTGMGKDGAQGLLEMKNEGAVTIAQDKNSSVVYGMPKEARMIGAVDYVEDINNIAGRVRSILNNCSCMTYAKGGV from the coding sequence ATGTCAAAAGAGATAAAAGTTCTTGTGGTTGATGACTCTGCTGTTGTCAGAAAGGTGTTCAAAGAGGAGCTGTCCAGGCATAAAGGGATCACAGTCATTGATACGGCCCCAGATCCCTACGTCGCCCGGGAAAAAATTGTACGGTTAAAACCGGATGTCATCACCCTTGACATTGAAATGACGCGTATGGATGGCATTACCTTTTTAAAAAAACTAATGAAATATTATCCTTTGCCCGTCATCATTGTCAGTTCTTTGAGTACAAAAGGAAGTCAGCTGGCCATGGAGGCTTTAGCCATCGGAGCCCTGGAGGTGATGGCTAAACCCAACGAAGCCTATTCCGTGGGAGATGTCAGTATCCAGCTTGCTGAAAAAATCAGGGCAGTCCATGGGGTTAAATTTACACGGAATGGGGAAAATAGATCTTTAAACACCCGGACAAAGGACGCTGCCATTTACCAGGCAAAGACGGCCCATAATGTTATCGCCATAGGTGCGTCAACCGGAGGCACCAAAGCAATTACAACTGTCCTGACGCAGATACCGCGAAATACGCCCGGCATTGTTGTTGTACAGCATATGCCGGCTCAATTTACCAGCGCCTTTGCCCAGCGGCTGAATGAACTGTGCCAGATCCGGGTAAAAGAGGCTGAAAATGGAGATCCCGTGACACCGGGAACAGCCCTTATCGCTCCGGGCAATTATCACATGGTTTTAAAATCACGGGGCACAGGGTATTGCGTGCAGATTAAAACAGGGCCCCTTGTTCACTATCAGCGCCCGGCTGTGGATATCCTGTTTAGATCTACAGCAAGAGCGGCCGGAGCCCGCGCTTTGGGTGTTATTTTGACCGGTATGGGTAAAGACGGTGCACAAGGCCTGCTTGAAATGAAAAATGAAGGTGCGGTGACCATTGCCCAGGATAAAAATTCAAGCGTGGTCTATGGCATGCCCAAGGAGGCCCGCATGATCGGTGCGGTGGATTATGTGGAAGATATTAACAATATAGCAGGAAGGGTTCGCTCTATTTTAAATAATTGCAGTTGTATGACCTATGCAAAGGGGGGAGTATGA
- a CDS encoding ATP-binding protein yields the protein MIDSYKFNKPPWQASPLKEKRAMQKLTGQGIGASKLPREKNTELQNAKKLLCMERSHRKRLETELRKKNEYIDTLHDSVLGMFQYHDMSQTLEAIIIRASRLTGIPDGFIYIYDYGTRGLELKAVCGGYKKLKDTGFPPGHDIAKMVWESRKTMQTDDWQALAENNDSDEFKFVRAMVVVPLGSEENIAGILGLSQHTAGIKIEHNSVEILEQFAGLASLAIDNARRFKSLTDEFHKRDHTEKENRQMENRLHHSQKMEAIGTLAGGIAHDFNNILFPVIGFSQMMINDLPENSIMKNQVQSVLDGALRAKNLVQQILTFSRETEHEYRPLKLQLIVKEALKLARASLPSTIRITSNIPKDLSMVMADPTQIHQITMNLLTNAFHAMEENGGELSVAISEVLVTESDPPVPKMFPGDYLCLTIKDTGCGMDKQTISRIYEPYFTTKKSGKGSGLGLFVVHGIVKNLHGDICVHSSPGKGSSFSVYLPKFVDKQENNNHATRSASSLKGYESILLIDDEKAILSMVTQMFTRLGYQVTAFDKSVDALSCFESSPHEFDLVITDLTMPDITGDKVVSHIKSIRQEIPVILCTGFSEKMVNIKITGPKPDKVLMKPSGKDELLCSVRTLLDQSLQMNQHC from the coding sequence ATGATTGACAGTTATAAATTTAATAAGCCACCCTGGCAGGCCAGTCCGTTGAAAGAAAAAAGAGCCATGCAGAAATTGACTGGGCAGGGAATCGGTGCATCAAAGCTGCCGAGGGAAAAGAATACTGAGCTTCAAAATGCAAAAAAACTGTTATGCATGGAGAGATCCCATCGAAAAAGGCTTGAAACCGAACTTCGAAAAAAGAATGAATACATTGATACGCTCCATGACTCTGTGCTGGGTATGTTTCAGTACCATGATATGTCACAGACACTGGAGGCTATTATCATACGGGCTTCCAGATTGACCGGAATTCCAGACGGTTTTATCTACATCTATGATTATGGCACCCGTGGACTTGAACTTAAAGCCGTCTGCGGGGGGTATAAAAAATTAAAAGACACCGGTTTCCCACCTGGACATGACATTGCCAAAATGGTTTGGGAATCGCGTAAAACCATGCAAACCGATGATTGGCAGGCATTGGCGGAAAACAATGACAGTGATGAATTTAAGTTTGTCAGAGCAATGGTCGTCGTTCCCCTGGGTTCAGAAGAAAATATTGCGGGGATCCTTGGGCTCAGCCAGCATACAGCCGGGATAAAAATTGAACACAATTCAGTAGAAATACTTGAGCAATTTGCGGGCCTGGCCTCCCTTGCCATTGACAATGCCCGACGATTCAAAAGCTTAACTGATGAATTTCATAAAAGAGATCACACGGAAAAAGAAAACCGTCAGATGGAAAACCGCCTTCACCACTCCCAGAAGATGGAAGCAATTGGTACATTAGCGGGGGGGATTGCACATGATTTTAACAATATTTTATTTCCGGTCATCGGTTTTTCCCAAATGATGATAAATGATCTGCCGGAAAACAGTATCATGAAAAATCAGGTTCAATCTGTGCTTGATGGTGCGCTGCGGGCCAAGAATCTGGTTCAGCAGATTCTGACATTCAGTCGTGAGACAGAGCATGAATACCGGCCGTTGAAGTTACAGTTAATCGTTAAGGAAGCATTGAAACTGGCCCGGGCATCCCTGCCGTCTACCATTCGCATTACATCAAACATACCCAAAGACCTCAGCATGGTTATGGCTGATCCGACCCAGATCCACCAGATCACCATGAACCTGTTGACCAATGCCTTCCATGCCATGGAAGAAAACGGGGGCGAATTGTCTGTGGCCATAAGTGAGGTCTTGGTCACGGAATCTGACCCGCCGGTTCCTAAAATGTTTCCAGGCGATTATCTGTGTCTTACAATCAAAGACACGGGGTGTGGTATGGACAAACAAACCATTTCACGTATTTATGAGCCCTATTTTACGACTAAAAAGAGTGGAAAAGGGAGCGGGTTGGGGCTATTTGTGGTGCACGGAATTGTAAAAAATCTGCATGGAGACATTTGTGTTCACAGCTCTCCTGGAAAAGGCTCTTCTTTTTCTGTCTATTTGCCCAAATTTGTAGATAAACAGGAAAACAACAATCATGCAACCCGATCAGCCTCTTCGCTAAAGGGCTATGAAAGTATTTTGCTGATCGATGATGAAAAAGCGATTTTATCCATGGTGACACAAATGTTCACCCGGTTGGGATACCAGGTCACAGCATTTGATAAAAGTGTGGATGCATTGTCCTGTTTTGAATCGTCCCCCCATGAATTTGACCTTGTTATTACGGATTTAACCATGCCTGATATCACCGGTGATAAAGTCGTGTCACATATAAAATCCATTCGCCAAGAGATCCCGGTCATTTTATGTACAGGCTTCAGCGAAAAAATGGTGAATATTAAGATAACCGGACCAAAACCGGATAAGGTGTTGATGAAGCCTTCAGGAAAAGATGAACTTTTATGCAGTGTTCGTACGCTTCTGGATCAGTCACTCCAGATGAATCAACACTGTTAA
- a CDS encoding chemotaxis protein CheX encodes MKKSLMEHRITQIMEAMTSSISEVMESMFFMPADIGPEALFKDAQINPNDALACRLSFTGDISGNLVIVSPDSLVSELASNFMGESKDQLSWEQQCGTLTEMLNMVCGNALRKIKSKLPFALGLPEMIACTDLNDTLECQLIEIMDERLALILTMDAA; translated from the coding sequence ATGAAGAAATCATTGATGGAACACAGGATAACACAGATAATGGAGGCGATGACCAGTTCGATTTCTGAAGTGATGGAGAGCATGTTTTTTATGCCCGCGGATATTGGCCCAGAAGCACTGTTCAAAGATGCGCAGATCAACCCCAATGACGCATTGGCATGCCGGCTCAGCTTTACCGGGGATATCTCGGGCAACCTGGTCATTGTCTCTCCGGATTCGCTTGTTTCGGAGCTTGCGTCCAACTTCATGGGAGAATCTAAAGACCAATTGAGTTGGGAACAACAGTGCGGAACACTGACTGAAATGCTAAATATGGTTTGTGGAAATGCCCTGCGAAAAATAAAAAGCAAATTGCCCTTTGCCTTGGGTTTACCTGAAATGATTGCCTGTACCGATCTTAATGACACCTTAGAATGCCAGTTGATCGAGATCATGGATGAGCGATTGGCTCTGATATTGACCATGGATGCAGCGTAG
- a CDS encoding response regulator translates to MSYSILIVDDSMPMRSVLKRTLAAAGYVSSKIFEAANGKEALTILSGEWIDVILTDYNMPEMNGLDFLKQVKAEALFKELPVVVISTEGNDLKIKEFMDAGASGYITKPFSPESLRDLIVSILGEADYEEIIDGTQDNTDNGGDDQFDF, encoded by the coding sequence ATGTCTTATTCAATACTGATTGTGGATGATTCAATGCCCATGAGAAGCGTTTTGAAACGTACCCTTGCAGCAGCAGGATATGTCAGTTCCAAGATCTTTGAGGCTGCCAACGGCAAGGAGGCGCTAACAATTCTGTCAGGGGAGTGGATAGATGTGATCCTGACCGACTACAACATGCCGGAAATGAACGGGCTTGATTTTTTAAAACAGGTAAAAGCCGAGGCTTTGTTCAAAGAGCTTCCCGTGGTTGTCATTTCAACCGAAGGCAATGATTTAAAAATCAAAGAATTTATGGACGCCGGAGCCTCTGGATATATTACCAAACCGTTTTCCCCTGAATCACTCAGGGATTTAATTGTCAGCATACTTGGAGAAGCAGACTATGAAGAAATCATTGATGGAACACAGGATAACACAGATAATGGAGGCGATGACCAGTTCGATTTCTGA